Proteins encoded in a region of the Benincasa hispida cultivar B227 chromosome 2, ASM972705v1, whole genome shotgun sequence genome:
- the LOC120070733 gene encoding protein NRT1/ PTR FAMILY 2.10-like, whose amino-acid sequence MERNNEDVHNLDEPKVNYKGVKAMPFVVGNETFEKLGTTGTSSNLLVYLTDVFHMKNITATTLMNIFHGSTNFSTLFGAFLCDTYFGRYKTLGYASIASLLGMVVLTLTATIEKLHPPDCGKGSAGGPCLEPTPWQIAFLLFGLGLLVIGAGGIRPCNLAFGADQFNPNTASGKLGINSFFNWYYFTFTFAMMISLTIIVYVQTEVSWAWGLAIPAFLMFLSCALFFMGSWIYVKLEPDGSPFTSVMRVLMAAFKKRQLPLPDQQWPSLFNHIPPNSINSKLPCTDQFSFLDKAAIITPEDKFKSDGSAADPWTLCSTQQVEEVKCLVRVIPIWGAAIIYHVATTQQQTYVVFQALQSDRRLFFGNTHYFKIPAASYTIFTMIGLTIWIPFYDRILVPSLRRITAREGGITLLQKMGLGMGIAIVTMFISALVEQKRRNLALTQPLCEETGRRGSVSSMSALWLVPQLTLIGLSEAFTVIAQVEFYYKEFPENMRSIGGSLSFVGLALSNYLSGFMVTVVHRVSAGNWLPEDLNEGRLDYFYFLVSGLEAVNLGYFVLCSKWYKYKGSGSHGVDEMDFGKTEFEKTVVY is encoded by the exons ATGGAAAGAAATAATGAAGATGTTCACAATCTTGATGAGCCTAAGGTCAATTATAAAGGAGTCAAGGCCATGCCATTTGTAGTAG GGAATGAAACTTTTGAGAAGCTAGGGACTACAGGCACTTCTTCAAACCTTTTGGTGTATTTGACAGATGTATTTCACATGAAAAATATCACTGCCACAACTCTTATGAACATTTTCCATGGCAGCACCAACTTTTCCACTTTGTTTGGAGCATTTCTTTGTGACACTTATTTTGGACGTTACAAGACCTTAGGATATGCCTCCATTGCTTCATTATTG GGGATGGTTGTACTAACACTGACAGCAACAATAGAGAAGTTGCACCCACCAGATTGTGGAAAGGGCAGTGCAGGCGGGCCTTGCCTAGAGCCAACACCATGGCAGATTGCATTTCTGTTATTTGGATTAGGACTGCTTGTAATTGGAGCTGGTGGAATCAGACCCTGCAACTTGGCTTTTGGAGCAGACCAATTCAATCCCAACACAGCCTCGGGGAAGTTAGGAATAAACAGTTTCTTCAACTGGTACTACTTCACCTTCACATTTGCCATGATGATATCTTTAACCATCATTGTATATGTCCAAACTGAAGTGAGCTGGGCTTGGGGATTAGCCATTCCTGCTTTCCTCATGTTCCTATCCTGTGCACTTTTCTTCATGGGTTCCTGGATTTATGTCAAATTAGAACCCGATGGGAGTCCTTTCACAAGTGTAATGCGAGTTCTGATGGCTGCTTTCAAGAAAAGACAATTGCCATTGCCAGACCAGCAATGGCCATCTCTTTTTAACCACATTCCCCCAAACTCCATCAATTCCAAGCTTCCTTGCACAGATCAATTCAG CTTCCTAGACAAGGCAGCAATCATAACCCCAGAAGACAAATTCAAATCAGATGGATCAGCAGCCGATCCATGGACACTGTGCAGCACACAACAAGTAGAAGAAGTAAAATGCTTAGTGAGAGTAATACCAATCTGGGGTGCAGCCATAATCTACCATGTCGCTACCACACAGCAACAAACATACGTTGTATTTCAAGCCCTACAATCCGATAGGCGTTTATTCTTTGGGAACACCCATTATTTCAAAATCCCAGCCGCTTCTTACACAATCTTCACCATGATTGGGCTCACCATCTGGATCCCTTTCTACGATCGAATCTTAGTCCCTTCTCTGCGCCGAATCACCGCCAGAGAAGGCGGCATTACGCTCCTACAAAAGATGGGGCTCGGAATGGGAATCGCCATTGTAACAATGTTTATCTCAGCATTAGTGGAACAAAAGAGGAGGAATTTAGCCCTTACACAGCCATTGTGCGAAGAAACAGGGAGAAGGGGTTCAGTCTCTTCCATGTCGGCGCTCTGGTTGGTCCCTCAGTTGACGCTGATTGGGTTGTCGGAGGCGTTCACCGTGATTGCCCAAGTCGAATTTTACTACAAGGAGTTTCCTGAGAACATGAGAAGCATTGGGGGGTCGTTGTCATTTGTGGGTCTTGCACTTTCGAATTATTTAAGTGGGTTTATGGTGACGGTGGTTCACCGCGTCAGCGCCGGAAACTGGTTGCCGGAAGATCTGAACGAGGGTCGGTTGGATTACTTCTATTTCTTGGTATCGGGATTGGAAGCTGTGAATTTGGGGTACTTCGTGCTGTGTTCCAAGTGGTACAAGTACAAAGGGAGTGGAAGCCATGGCGTTGATGAGATGGACTTCGGGAAGACCGAATTTGAGAAAACTGTGGTTTATTGA
- the LOC120071600 gene encoding protein NRT1/ PTR FAMILY 2.11-like translates to MEKKNEETAPKNDDGETQIHYKGWKAMPFVIGNETFEKLGAIGTLANLLIYLTSVFNMKSITAATLLSVFNGSTNLVTLVGAFLCDTYFGRYKTLGFAIVASFLGLLVIHLTAAFKNLHPPHCIQDLCKGPSPGQMTFLLVGFGFMIIGAGGIRPCNLAFGADQFNPNTEAGKKGINSFFNWYVFTYTFAMMVSLTVIVYVQTNVSWALGLGIPAILMLIACILFFVGSKIYVKVQATGSPMTSVAQVLVVAIKKRKLKQPEQPWLSLFDYTPPGSINSKLSYSDQFRFLDKAAIITAEDQIKEDGSAADPWRLCSMQQVEEVKCLVRVLPVWLTGVLFFVAQSQQQTYAVFQAVQSNRRLGNFTIPAASYTVFAMLSLSIWLPIYDRIVVPFLQKVTKKEGGITILQRQGIGIFLSTMTMLLSGIVEDRRRAIALTKPTMGIEPRKGAISSMSASWLIPQLTLYGLADGFGAVSQLEFYYKQFPENMRSIGGSMFFCAIAGGSYLNGLLIILVHRMSNGSKYGDWLPEDLNKGRLDYFYYFLTGIELVNLCYFLVCAKWYKYKGATQNASEIHLISKEPEKNSV, encoded by the exons atggagaagaaaaatgaagaaacagCTCCAAAAAATGATGATGGGGAGACTCAAATTCATTACAAAGGCTGGAAAGCCATGCCTTTTGTCATAG GGAATGAGACTTTTGAGAAGCTGGGAGCTATTGGAACATTAGCAAaccttttgatttatttgacTTCAGTCTTCAATATGAAGAGTATAACAGCTGCAACTCTTCTTAGTGTCTTCAATGGCAGCACTAATTTAGTCACTTTGGTTGGAGCTTTCCTTTGTGATACTTACTTTGGTCGCTATAAAACCTTGGGATTTGCTATTGTAGCCTCTTTCTTG GGGTTGCTTGTAATTCATCTCACAGCAGCATTTAAGAACTTGCATCCACCTCACTGTATACAAGATTTGTGTAAAGGGCCATCGCCAGGGCAGATGACTTTTCTGTTGGTTGGATTTGGCTTTATGATAATTGGAGCTGGCGGCATTAGACCATGTAATTTGGCCTTTGGAGCTGATCAGTTTAATCCAAATACAGAAGCTGGGAAGAAAGGGATCaatagtttcttcaattggtatgtttTCACTTACACTTTTGCAATGATGGTGTCATTGACAGTCATTGTGTATGTGCAAACCAATGTCAGCTGGGCTCTGGGATTGGGAATTCCAGCAATTCTTATGCTGATTGCTTGTATACTCTTCTTTGTGGGTTCTAAAATCTATGTGAAAGTGCAAGCCACTGGCAGTCCAATGACCAGCGTTGCACAAGTTCTAGTGGTTGCtattaagaaaagaaaactcaAGCAACCAGAACAACCATGGCTTTCTCTCTTCGACTACACACCTCCTGGATCCATTAACTCCAAACTTTCCTATTCAGATCAGTTCAG ATTTCTAGACAAAGCAGCAATCATAACAGCAGAAGACCAAATAAAGGAGGATGGATCAGCAGCAGATCCATGGAGACTTTGCAGTATGCAACAAGTGGAAGAAGTGAAGTGTTTGGTGAGAGTGCTACCAGTATGGTTAACAGGAGTTCTATTCTTTGTTGCTCAGTCCCAACAACAAACTTATGCAGTATTTCAAGCCGTTCAATCAAACAGGCGTCTAGGAAACTTCACAATCCCAGCAGCATCCTACACAGTCTTTGCAATGCTAAGCCTTAGCATTTGGCTCCCCATTTACGATCGAATCGTAGTCCCTTTCCTTCAAAAAGTTACCAAAAAAGAAGGTGGAATCACCATTCTCCAAAGGCAAGGGATTGGAATATTTTTGTCCACAATGACAATGCTTTTGTCTGGAATAGTTGAAGATAGAAGAAGAGCAATTGCCCTTACAAAGCCAACAATGGGAATTGAGCCACGAAAAGGGGCAATTTCATCGATGTCGGCCTCATGGCTGATTCCTCAGCTGACATTATATGGATTGGCTGATGGGTTTGGGGCAGTGAGCCAATTGGAATTTTATTACAAGCAATTCCCAGAGAATATGAGGAGCATTGGAGGGTCAATGTTCTTTTGTGCCATTGCAGGTGGGAGCTATTTGAATGGACTGTTGATAATACTGGTTCATAGAATGAGCAACGGATCTAAGTATGGAGATTGGTTGCCTGAGGATCTCAATAAGGGGAGATTGGATTACTTTTATTACTTCCTTACTGGTATTGAGTTAGTTAATCTGTGCTACTTTCTAGTTTGTGCAAAGTGGTATAAGTACAAAGGGGCAACTCAAAATGCCTCTGAAATTCACTTGATATCAAAAGAACCAGAGAAAAATAgtgtttga
- the LOC120071229 gene encoding plasma membrane ATPase 3 produces MEEKGEKPEVLEAVLKETVDLENIPIEEVFDNLRCSKEGLTTAAAEERLVIFGHNKLEEKKESKILKFLGFMWNPLSWVMEAAAIMAIALANGGGKPPDWQDFVGIIALLLINSTISFIEENNAGNAAAALMASLAPQAKILRDGRWSVQDASVLVPGDIISIKLGDIIPADARLLDGDPLKIDQSALTGESLPVTKGPGDGIYSGSTCKQGEIEAVVIATGVHTFFGKAAHLVDTTNQVGHFQKVLTAIGNFCICSIAVGMITEIIVMYPIQDREYRPGIDNLLVLLIGGIPIAMPTVLSVTMAIGSHRLSQQGAITKRMTAIEEMAGMDVLCSDKTGTLTLNKLTVDKNLVEVFAKGVDVDTVVLMAARASRTENQDAIDTAIVGMLADPKEARAGIQEVHFLPFNPTDKRTALTYIDHEGKMHRVSKGAPEQILNLAHNKSEIERKVHAVIDKFAERGLRSLAVAYQEVPDGRKESAGGPWQFVGLLPLFDPPRHDSAETIRRALNLGVNVKMITGDQLAIGKETGRRLGMGTNMYPSSALLGQDKDESIAALPVDELIEKADGFAGVFPEHKYEIVKRLQARKHICGMTGDGVNDAPALKKADIGIAVADATDAARSASDIVLTEPGLSVIISAVLTSRAIFQRMKNYTIYAVSITIRIVLGFMLLALIWKFDFPPFMVLIIAILNDGTIMTISKDRVKPSPLPDSWKLAEIFTTGIILGGYLAMMTVIFFWAAYKTNFFPRVFGVATLEKTAHDDIRKLASAVYLQVSTISQALIFVTRSRSWSYVERPGLLLVVAFLVAQLIATLIAVYANWSFAAIEGIGWGWAGVIWLYNIIFYIPLDLIKFFIRYALSGRAWDLVIEQRIAFTRQKDFGKEQRELQWAHAQRTLHGLQAPDAKMFHDRTHFTELNQMAEEAKRRAEIARLRELHTLKGHVESVVRLKGLDIDTIQQAYTV; encoded by the exons atggaagaaaaaggaGAGAAGCCTGAGGTTTTGGAAGCTGTATTGAAGGAAACTGTCGACTTG GAAAACATTCCCATTGAAGAGGTTTTTGATAATCTGAGATGTAGCAAAGAGGGTCTTACCACAGCAGCTGCCGAGGAACGGCTTGTAATTTTTGGTCACAACAAGCTTGAGGAGAAGAAG GAaagtaaaatcttgaaatttttgGGGTTTATGTGGAACCCCCTTTCATGGGTAATGGAAGCTGCTGCCATTATGGCCATTGCACTGGCAAATGGTGGA GGAAAGCCTCCTGACTGGCAAGACTTTGTTGGTATTATCGCCCTGTTGCTTATCAACTCAACGATTAGTTTTATTGAGGAAAATAATGCCGGTAACGCTGCAGCTGCTCTAATGGCTAGTTTAGCTCCCCAAGCCAAG ATTCTTCGAGATGGAAGGTGGAGCGTGCAAGATGCATCGGTTTTAGTTCCTGGTGATATTATAAGCATCAAACTTGGGGATATTATTCCAGCCGATGCTCGTCTTCTGGACGGGGATCCATTGAAAATCGATCAG TCTGCTCTTACAGGCGAGTCCCTTCCCGTTACGAAAGGTCCCGGCGATGGCATATACTCTGGTTCTACTTGTAAACAAGGAGAGATTGAAGCGGTGGTCATTGCCACTGGTGTTCATACTTTCTTTGGCAAGGCTGCTCACCTTGTTGACACCACTAATCAAGTGGGACACTTCCAAAAG GTCTTAACTGCAATAGGGAATTTCTGCATATGTTCAATTGCTGTGGGGATGATTACAGAAATTATAGTCATGTACCCAATTCAAGATCGTGAATATCGTCCTGGAATTGACAATCTTCTCGTGCTTCTGATTGGAGGAATTCCAATTGCCATGCCCACAGTACTCTCTGTGACAATGGCGATTGGCTCTCATAGGTTGTCTCAGCAG GGTGCTATCACTAAGAGGATGACTGCAATTGAAGAGATGGCAGGTATGGATGTGCTTTGCAGTGACAAGACTGGAACACTGACATTAAACAAGCTAACTGTCGACAAAAATCTTGTTGAG GTTTTTGCTAAAGGAGTGGATGTGGATACTGTGGTTCTTATGGCCGCCCGGGCATCAAGAACAGAGAATCAAGATGCTATTGATACTGCTATTGTTGGGATGCTTGCTGACCCAAAAGAG GCTCGTGCCGGTATTCAAGAAGTACACTTCCTTCCATTTAACCCTACTGATAAGCGGACTGCATTGACTTACATAGACCATGAGGGTAAAATGCATAGAGTCAGCAAAGGTGCACCAGAGCAG ATTCTGAACCTTGCACACAAtaagtcagagattgagaggaaagTTCATGCAGTGATAGACAAGTTTGCAGAAAGAGGTTTACGCTCTCTTGCTGTGGCATACCAG GAAGTTCCAGATGGTAGGAAGGAGAGTGCTGGAGGTCCATGGCAGTTTGTTGGCCTTCTGCCACTTTTTGACCCCCCAAGGCATGACAGTGCCGAGACAATAAGGAGGGCCTTAAATCTTGGAGTGAATGTGAAGATGATTACTG GTGACCAACTGGCTATTGGAAAGGAAACAGGACGTCGCTTGGGGATGGGAACCAACATGTATCCGTCATCTGCTCTATTAGGTCAGGACAAGGACGAGTCTATTGCTGCTTTACCTGTTGATGAACTGATAGAAAAAGCTGATGGCTTTGCTGGTGTTTTTCCTG AGCACAAATATGAGATTGTAAAGCGCCTGCAGGCAAGGAAACATATCTGTGGAATGACTGGCGATGGAGTAAATGATGCTCCCGCCCTTAAAAAAGCAGACATAGGGATAGCTGTTGCTGATGCTACTGATGCTGCTCGCAGTGCTTCAGACATAGTCCTTACAGAGCCTGGTCTGAGTGTTATCATTAGTGCTGTTTTGACGAGCCGAGCAATCTTTCAGAGGATGAAAAATTACACT ATATATGCAGTTTCAATCACTATTCGTATAGTG CTTGGTTTCATGTTGCTGGCTCTCATATGGAAATTTGACTTCCCTCCATTTATGGTGCTTATCATTGCCATTCTCAATGATG GTACAATAATGACGATATCGAAGGATAGAGTGAAACCATCTCCTTTGCCTGATAGCTGGAAGCTGGCCGAAATTTTTACAACTGGCATTATACTTGGTGGTTACTTGGCAATGATGACTGTTATCTTCTTTTGGGCAGCCTATAAGACAAACTTTTTTCCA CGAGTCTTTGGGGTGGCAACTCTTGAGAAAACTGCGCACGATGACATTAGGAAACTGGCATCAGCAGTGTATCTGCAAGTAAGCACTATAAGTCAGGCTCTCATATTTGTTACACGCTCTCGAAGTTGGTCTTATGTGGAGCGTCCTGGGTTATTACTGGTTGTGGCTTTTCTGGTTGCACAGCTG ATTGCTACTTTAATTGCGGTTTATGCAAATTGGAGCTTTGCTGCCATTGAAGGAATTGGATGGGGTTGGGCTGGTGTTATCTGGCTTTACAACATTATCTTTTACATACCACTTGATCTCATTAAGTTCTTTATACGATATGCTTTGAGTGGGAGGGCTTGGGATCTTGTTATCGAACAGAGG ATTGCCTTTACGAGGCAAAAGGACTTCGGGAAGGAACAACGGGAGCTACAATGGGCTCATGCGCAAAGAACATTACATGGATTACAAGCACCTGATGCCAAAATGTTCCACGACCGAACTCACTTCACCGAGCTCAATCAGATGGCTGAAGAAGCCAAAAGGAGAGCTGAAATTGCAAG GTTGAGGGAACTACACACCCTGAAAGGCCATGTTGAATCAGTGGTGAGGCTGAAAGGACTTGACATTGACACAATTCAGCAAGCTTACACAGTATGA